The stretch of DNA GCAAGTATTACTACCTACGCGTCAGTATCGACGGGAAGTAATACCGGGAGTCGCTTCGCACAACTTCTAAGCGGGCCGCAGAGAAGAAAGCGCGAGAAAGGATCAAGGATCTGAGAGGTAAGGCCGGACGTGGCGAGACCGAGTGGCTCTTTCATGTTGGCTTCACGAGCTTCTACGACAGTCTTGATCAAGACGATGAGGGTCATGGCTGGTCCTCCACGACCCGCGCACGTTATCAGACGAGTCTGCGCCAGATCGGTCTGACTTTGACCGAGGTCTTCCAAGAGCGTGGCGAGGACATCGAGGCAATCGGAGCATGGGAGGTCGACCTTAGATCGGTCTCGGAATTCGTCTCCATGCGCAAGGATGCGGGGGCTTCGATCGCGACGATCAATCGCGACCTGACCGCTTTCAACCATCTCATGCGGCACATCAAGAACATGGGCTGGATCGATACAAATCCGGTCCTGCAGTTCGAGAGGCAGGGAATGAAAGAGAGCCTTCCTGACATCGTTCTCCCCACCTATGAGGAAATCAAAAAGCTGGGTCGGCGCGCCCCCGGCACTCTGTTCTTCTTCCCGACGTTCCTCGATGCGACTGGGGGCCGCGTGACAGAGATGTCGATGATCAAGTGGGCGGACGTGAAAGGCATGGAGCGACCAGTTGAGGGCCATGTCACGCTGACCCTTCGGCATACGAAGGGGCGCAAGGTTCGGACAATCACGCTTCGCCAGCAAGCGATCGACATCCTGTTGAAGATCCCGCGGTCCAATCAGTCGCCGTACGTCTTCTGGAACAAGACCGAGGATGGCTACTACCGCACCGCGGCCAACCTGTTCTGGGACTATGCGCAGGAGACGGGGTTCGCCGCCCGGCTCCATGACATCCGCCACAAGTTCGCGATCGAGCGGCTGAAGGAGGGCTGGTCGGTCTACCGGGTGCAGGGCTACATCGGCCATGGCTCGGTGAAGACGACCGAGCGATATTATTTCCGCTACCTGTCGCAGGAGCAGCAGGCGATCGCCAATGCGGACGGCAACGTCGGTCTCTGACTTACGCTCGCCGCAGACCATGAAAGCCCCGCCCGAAACGGCGGGGCTTCGTCGTTTCAGCAGATTTGATCGGATGTTGTCGAGGCACATGCGATGACAGGTCGGCATAGTCGGCGGAGCCGGCGCGGCAAAAAGGCGTCATACTATGCCGACTCCGGCACCGCTCGTCATATTGGGCCTGAGAGCGTTAAGCACGGAAGATCTATGTATATCAATGGTTTAGTGGCGGAGAGACAGGGATTCGAACCCTGGGTGGGGTCGCCCCCACAACGGTTTTCGAGACCGCCCCGTTCGACCACTCCGGCACCTCTCCGCACGAGGCTGTGGCCTGTGCGCGGCTGTTTAGGGATCGGCCGCGGCTTTCGCAAGGGGAAAATTCGGGCGCTCCGGCGGGTCGCGCCGGGCGGGTGAAAGCGGTTGACTTCGCCCGGTGTTTTGCCCATACAGCGGGCTTCCAGACCCTGGGGCATCCGCGCTGGGGCCAATCATTGCCCGGATCCGCCGGGCACGCTGTTCGAGGCGCGGGCGACCGCAGCAACGCCGCAAGGGGCCGCAGAACGCGACAGACAGGAGACGAACGCAATGTTTGCGGTTCTGAAGACTGGCGGCAAGCAGTACAAGGTTGCCAAGAACGACACCTTCGCCGTCGAGAAACTCGCGGCAGAGCCGGGCGAGACGGTGCAGTTCAACGACATTCTCATGCTGGGCGGCGATGCGGTCACCGTGGGCGTGCCCTTCGTGGCCGATGCCGCGGTGCAGGCCGAGGTGGTGGACCAGTTCAAGGGTCCCAAGACCATTTCCTACAAGAAGCGCCGGCGGAAGCACTCTTCCCAGCGCAAGAAGGGCCACCGCCAGCAGCTGACCATGGTCCGCGTGACCGAGATCCTGGCCAGCGGTGCGGGCAAGTCGGGCGTGAAGGCCGCGATCGGTGCCGGGTCGGCCCCGGCGGCAGCTGAATAAGGAGACGGGCAGATGGCACACAAGAAAGCAGGCGGTTCCTCCCGCAATGGTCGCGATACCGCGGGCCGTCGTCTGGGCGTCAAGAAGTACGGCGGCGAAGCCGTGATTCCGGGCAACATCATCGTTCGCCAGCGCGGCACCAAGTGGTGGCCGGGCCAGAACGTGGGCCTGGGCCGCGATCACACCATCTTTGCGACTGCCGAGGGCAAGGTGACCTTTCACAAGGGCCTGAAGGGCCGCACCTTCATTTCGGTTCTTCCGGCTGCCGAGGCGGCGGAGTAACCGACCCTCAGGTCACGACGGAATCGGGGCCCGGTCGGTGAAACGGCCGGGCCTTTTTTCATGTTTCGCCACTGGCGGAACGAAGGAGCGGGAGCAATGGCCCTGATGACCGGGAACGGCGCCGCGGCGCAGGCGGGCGATCAGCCGGTGCTGGTCACCGGACGCCTGAGGCTGCGCCCGATCGAGCCGGCCGATGCCGGGCTGATGCGGCTTTACGCGCAGGATGCGCGGGTGGCGCGCATGACCCGCAACATCCCGCACCCGCTGCCGCCGGGCGCCACCGAAAGCTATATCGGCGCCGTGCTGTCCGGCGCGGCGCGCGAAACGGTCTGGGCGGTGGAGCATCGCGCCTCGGACGGGGGCGGCTTCATCGGGGTCGTCTCGCTGGGCCGGAAAGGGCGCATCGGCTACTGGTTGGGCGCGCCGTTCTGGTCCACGGGCTTTGCCACCGAGGCGGTGGAGGCGCTGGTCTCCCACGCGCTCGAACAAGGCTATCCACGGCTCGAGGCCGAAGTGTTCCAGGACAACCCGGCATCGGCGCGGGTGCTGACAAAGGCGGGCTTCGCCTATGTCGGCGAAGGCGAGGGCTTTTCGATCGCGCGGGGTGCTACCGCGCCCGTCTGGCATTACGCGCTGGAGGCAGGGCAATGAAGTTTCTCGATCTGGCCCGCGTCAATATCCGCTCCGGCTCTGGCGGGAACGGCGCCGTCAGCTTCCGGCGCGAGAAGTTCGTCGAGTATGGCGGCCCCGATGGCGGCGACGGGGGCAATGGCGGCAATGTCTGGGCCGAGGCGGTGGACGGGCTCAACACCCTGATCGACTACCGCTACCAGCAGCATTTCTTCGCCCAGAACGGCAAGGGCGGCATGGGCCGCCAGCGCACCGGACGCTCGGGCGACGATATCGTGCTGCGGGTTCCGGTGGGGACAGAGATCCTCGAGGAAGACGAAGAGACGGTGATCGCCGATCTGACCGAGGTGGGCCAGCGCGTGCTGCTTGCGCGCGGCGGCAATGGCGGCTTCGGCAACCTTCATTTCAAGACCGCCACCAACCAGGCGCCGCGCCATGCGAACCCGGGCCAGGAGGGGGTGGAGCGCACGATCTGGCTGCGGCTGAAGCTGATCGCCGATGTGGGGCTGCTGGGCCTGCCCAATGCGGGCAAGTCCACCTTCCTTGCGGCCACCTCGAATGCGCGACCCAAGATCGCGGATTATCCGTTCACCACGCTGCACCCGAACCTTGGCGTCGTGGGCGTGGATGGGACGGAATTCGTCGTGGCCGACATCCCCGGCCTGATCGAGGGCGCGCATGAGGGCAGGGGGATCGGCGACCGTTTCCTTGGCCATGTCGAACGCTGCGCGGTGCTGCTGCACCTGGTGGACGGCACGTCCCTTACGGTGGCCGAGGATTACCACACCATCATCCACGAACTCGAAGCCTATGGCGGGCAACTGGCCGACAAGCCGCGGGTCACGGCGCTGAACAAGATCGACGCGCTGGACGCGGACGAGCTGGCCGAGCGAAGGGCCGCGCTGGAGGAAGCCTGTGGCGGCCCCGTCCTGACGATGTCGGGCGTCTCGCGCGAGGGGGTGACGGAAGTGCTGCGCGCGCTCTTGCGCGTGATCCGGGCCGACCGCGCGCCCGCCCATGAGGAGAGCGGGGAATGGCGACCCTGACCGGCAGCCGAAGCATCGACGCGGCCGAGACGCTCGATGCCGCGCGACGGGTGGTCATAAAGATCGGCTCTGCCCTGCTGGTCGATGCGGCGAGCGGCGCGCTCAGGCGTGGCTGGCTCGAGGGGTTGGCCGCGGACGTGGCGGCGCTCAAGGCGCAGGGCAAGGACGTGCTGCTGGTCAGTTCCGGCTCGATCGCGCTGGGGCGGCGGATCCTGGGCCTGCCGCAGCGGAACGACCGGCTGGACGAGAGCCAGGCCGCCGCAAGCGTGGGCCAGATCCGGCTGGCGCAGAGCTACCAGGAGGTGCTGGCAGCCCACGGGTTGACCGCGGCGCAGGTTCTGGTCACGCTGGAGGATACCGAGGACCGGCGGCGCTACCTGAACACCCGCGCCACGCTGCGGACCCTGCTGGGGCTGGGCACGGTCCCGATCATCAACGAGAACGATACCGTCGCCACCGACGAGATCCGCTACGGCGACAATGACCGGCTGGCCGCGCAGATCGCCTCGCTTTCCGGGGCGGACGTGCTGGTGCTGCTGTCCGATATCGACGGGCTGTACACCGCGAACCCGCGCGAGGATGCGGGCGCCGCGCATATCCCGCTTGTCGAGGCGATCACGCCCGAGATCGAGGGCATGGCGGGCGGCACCGGCAGCGCCGGGGCCAAGGGCGGCATGAAGACCAAGATCATGGCGGCCCAGGTGGCGATGCGCGCGGGCTGCATGATGGCGATCACCATAGGCGACGTGGATCGCCCCCTGTCCGCACTGCGTGCGGGCCAGAGTGCGACCTGGTTCCGGGGCCTGTCGGATCCCAAGGCCGCGCGCAAGCAGTGGATATCGGCGATGAAGCCCAAGGGGCGCATCGCCATCGACGCGGGCGCGGCGCGCGCGCTGCGCGACGGCAA from Halovulum dunhuangense encodes:
- a CDS encoding tyrosine-type recombinase/integrase encodes the protein MTEVFQERGEDIEAIGAWEVDLRSVSEFVSMRKDAGASIATINRDLTAFNHLMRHIKNMGWIDTNPVLQFERQGMKESLPDIVLPTYEEIKKLGRRAPGTLFFFPTFLDATGGRVTEMSMIKWADVKGMERPVEGHVTLTLRHTKGRKVRTITLRQQAIDILLKIPRSNQSPYVFWNKTEDGYYRTAANLFWDYAQETGFAARLHDIRHKFAIERLKEGWSVYRVQGYIGHGSVKTTERYYFRYLSQEQQAIANADGNVGL
- the rpmA gene encoding 50S ribosomal protein L27 — encoded protein: MAHKKAGGSSRNGRDTAGRRLGVKKYGGEAVIPGNIIVRQRGTKWWPGQNVGLGRDHTIFATAEGKVTFHKGLKGRTFISVLPAAEAAE
- a CDS encoding GNAT family N-acetyltransferase produces the protein MALMTGNGAAAQAGDQPVLVTGRLRLRPIEPADAGLMRLYAQDARVARMTRNIPHPLPPGATESYIGAVLSGAARETVWAVEHRASDGGGFIGVVSLGRKGRIGYWLGAPFWSTGFATEAVEALVSHALEQGYPRLEAEVFQDNPASARVLTKAGFAYVGEGEGFSIARGATAPVWHYALEAGQ
- the obgE gene encoding GTPase ObgE; protein product: MKFLDLARVNIRSGSGGNGAVSFRREKFVEYGGPDGGDGGNGGNVWAEAVDGLNTLIDYRYQQHFFAQNGKGGMGRQRTGRSGDDIVLRVPVGTEILEEDEETVIADLTEVGQRVLLARGGNGGFGNLHFKTATNQAPRHANPGQEGVERTIWLRLKLIADVGLLGLPNAGKSTFLAATSNARPKIADYPFTTLHPNLGVVGVDGTEFVVADIPGLIEGAHEGRGIGDRFLGHVERCAVLLHLVDGTSLTVAEDYHTIIHELEAYGGQLADKPRVTALNKIDALDADELAERRAALEEACGGPVLTMSGVSREGVTEVLRALLRVIRADRAPAHEESGEWRP
- the proB gene encoding glutamate 5-kinase; the protein is MATLTGSRSIDAAETLDAARRVVIKIGSALLVDAASGALRRGWLEGLAADVAALKAQGKDVLLVSSGSIALGRRILGLPQRNDRLDESQAAASVGQIRLAQSYQEVLAAHGLTAAQVLVTLEDTEDRRRYLNTRATLRTLLGLGTVPIINENDTVATDEIRYGDNDRLAAQIASLSGADVLVLLSDIDGLYTANPREDAGAAHIPLVEAITPEIEGMAGGTGSAGAKGGMKTKIMAAQVAMRAGCMMAITIGDVDRPLSALRAGQSATWFRGLSDPKAARKQWISAMKPKGRIAIDAGAARALRDGKSLLPAGVTDVSGWFERGDPVEIAGPDGVVLTLGLAAYDADEASAIMGLRSQDIAARLGHPGRAALVHRDDMAI